The Candidatus Alcyoniella australis genome window below encodes:
- a CDS encoding Xaa-Pro peptidase family protein, which produces MIDHRLQRARALLRKKRLSGLLVLGIEETHMENVRFFSGFSGSDASLVISAKRALFFTDGRYIEQSKAEVTRLERVIYKDKIGAVAEAIKRLRVKRVGFEDEALPVALYNQLVERLPGIDLVPLAGDLDALRQIKSPQEIVAIRRAVRIAERALRRVIPLIAPGVPENRIGSELDAEMIRLGAQATAFDTIVASGPRGALPHGIASSRRIRRGELVTIDWGALVDQYNSDQTVTFAVGEIQPWQREIYQLVYRAQRAAIKACVPGAKLCEVDAVARGIIEQAGYGEYFTHGLGHGVGLKVHEGPRLSMRVNGKLALGNVVTVEPGVYLPNRGGVRLEDMVLVTDGAPRVLTGISKRLRVL; this is translated from the coding sequence ATGATTGACCATCGATTGCAACGAGCGCGCGCGCTGTTGCGCAAAAAGCGTTTGAGCGGATTGCTGGTGCTGGGCATCGAGGAAACTCACATGGAAAACGTGCGTTTCTTTTCGGGCTTCAGCGGTTCGGATGCCAGCCTGGTAATCAGCGCCAAGCGGGCGCTGTTTTTCACCGACGGCCGCTATATCGAGCAGTCCAAGGCCGAGGTGACCCGGCTGGAACGGGTGATCTACAAAGACAAGATCGGCGCGGTGGCCGAGGCGATCAAGCGGCTGCGCGTTAAGCGCGTGGGGTTCGAGGACGAGGCACTGCCCGTGGCGCTCTACAACCAGCTCGTCGAGCGTTTGCCGGGAATCGATCTCGTGCCGTTGGCCGGCGATCTTGACGCATTGCGTCAGATAAAATCGCCGCAGGAAATAGTGGCGATACGGCGGGCCGTACGCATCGCCGAGCGGGCGCTGCGGCGGGTGATCCCACTCATCGCGCCCGGCGTGCCCGAGAACCGCATCGGTTCCGAGCTCGACGCGGAGATGATCAGGCTCGGGGCCCAGGCGACCGCCTTCGATACGATCGTCGCCTCGGGACCGCGCGGCGCATTGCCGCACGGCATCGCAAGCAGCAGGCGTATCCGCAGGGGCGAACTGGTGACCATCGACTGGGGAGCGCTCGTCGATCAATATAATTCGGACCAGACCGTGACCTTTGCCGTGGGTGAGATCCAACCGTGGCAACGCGAGATCTACCAGCTGGTCTATCGCGCCCAGCGGGCCGCGATCAAGGCCTGCGTGCCCGGGGCAAAGCTGTGCGAGGTCGACGCAGTGGCGCGCGGGATCATCGAACAGGCCGGTTACGGCGAGTACTTCACCCACGGGCTGGGCCATGGCGTGGGCCTCAAGGTTCATGAGGGGCCCAGGTTGAGCATGCGCGTCAACGGCAAGCTGGCCTTGGGCAACGTGGTAACCGTGGAACCGGGCGTGTATCTGCCGAACCGTGGCGGAGTGCGGCTCGAGGACATGGTGCTGGTCACGGACGGCGCTCCGCGCGTGCTCACCGGAATCTCCAAACGCCTGCGTGTACTCTGA
- the pilO gene encoding type 4a pilus biogenesis protein PilO, with amino-acid sequence MSFLRKATIILVVLIIIVAVFYFYFYRPANQDLLDANNELRDLQMQRKKLQDRAATIDQFRADRARVKERLDQLLTKLPNTRDVNIILREFEGLATVLGLDIASFALESETNKGFYSEIPITMKLTGRYHDIAIFFDKISKADRIINFTDLDITSPKNVEGILTITTNCTATAYRFNPTGAAR; translated from the coding sequence ATGTCCTTTCTTAGGAAGGCCACGATAATCCTAGTCGTGCTGATTATCATCGTCGCGGTGTTCTATTTCTACTTTTATAGACCCGCGAACCAGGATCTGCTCGACGCCAATAACGAGCTGCGAGACCTGCAAATGCAGCGCAAGAAGCTGCAGGACCGGGCCGCCACGATCGATCAATTCCGCGCTGACAGAGCTCGCGTCAAGGAGCGCCTTGATCAGCTGCTGACCAAGCTACCCAATACCAGGGATGTCAACATCATCCTGCGCGAGTTCGAGGGTCTGGCCACGGTATTGGGGCTGGATATCGCCAGCTTCGCACTTGAGTCCGAGACTAATAAGGGGTTCTATTCCGAGATCCCGATCACGATGAAGCTTACCGGTCGCTACCACGACATCGCAATTTTCTTCGACAAGATCAGTAAGGCCGACCGGATCATCAACTTCACCGATTTAGATATCACGAGCCCCAAAAATGTCGAGGGGATCCTCACCATCACGACCAATTGTACGGCCACGGCCTATCGCTTCAATCCCACAGGAGCCGCGCGATGA
- a CDS encoding 3-dehydroquinate synthase family protein, with protein MSVRLPAINTVGPVRFAVAADHLESLGALTRRVIGLRPLIVVAGRRAYRLAGERALPSLRAAGYEPLLIRVGEGDSHKTLDDARLLWDKLLGLKIDRETALLALGGGGVCDLTGFVGSTLLRGLPVVHAPTTLLAQVDAGLGGKTGVDHRLGKNLIGTFWQPQLSVMDVRTLDTLSGRQIRNGLAEAIKTAFIDGEATWSSLGRRMEQIASCDRRNLYWIVKKCCNIKARVVTVDERETSAIAVPGKKVMQPGRLALNLGHTVGHALQVLPQGRRLLHGEAVALGMRFAARIACELGVCERESARQLEEMLDRAKLPRRFPAVEWSAVADIIAGDKKRRGGPEGRILWILPERIGRVRIHPIPVRELYSERLSAVVENGGKS; from the coding sequence ATGAGCGTCAGGTTGCCGGCGATAAACACCGTCGGTCCGGTACGCTTCGCCGTCGCCGCCGATCATCTGGAGTCGCTCGGTGCTTTAACGCGCCGCGTCATAGGCCTGCGTCCGCTGATCGTCGTCGCCGGTCGGCGCGCCTATCGCCTGGCGGGCGAGCGCGCGCTGCCCTCGTTGCGCGCCGCTGGATACGAACCGTTGCTGATCAGGGTTGGTGAGGGAGACAGTCACAAGACACTCGATGATGCGCGGCTGCTGTGGGACAAGCTGTTGGGATTGAAGATCGACCGCGAGACCGCATTACTGGCCCTGGGCGGCGGCGGTGTGTGCGACTTGACAGGGTTCGTCGGTTCCACATTGCTGCGCGGGCTGCCCGTGGTGCATGCGCCAACGACCCTGCTGGCGCAGGTCGACGCCGGGCTCGGCGGCAAGACCGGCGTGGACCATCGGCTGGGCAAAAATCTGATCGGCACCTTCTGGCAGCCACAACTGTCGGTGATGGACGTGCGTACGTTGGATACGCTCTCCGGGCGCCAAATTCGCAACGGATTGGCCGAGGCTATTAAAACTGCGTTCATCGACGGCGAAGCCACATGGAGTTCGTTGGGACGCAGAATGGAGCAAATAGCGTCTTGCGATAGGCGGAATCTGTATTGGATAGTAAAAAAGTGTTGCAATATCAAGGCAAGAGTGGTAACTGTTGACGAGAGAGAAACCTCGGCGATCGCAGTGCCGGGGAAAAAGGTGATGCAGCCGGGGAGACTGGCGCTGAACCTTGGCCATACGGTCGGTCATGCACTGCAAGTATTGCCGCAGGGAAGGCGCCTTCTGCACGGAGAAGCAGTGGCGCTTGGGATGAGATTCGCAGCACGTATTGCTTGCGAATTGGGAGTTTGTGAGAGAGAATCTGCTAGGCAGCTTGAAGAAATGCTCGATAGAGCAAAGCTGCCAAGACGGTTTCCAGCGGTTGAATGGTCGGCGGTGGCCGATATAATCGCCGGTGACAAGAAGCGTAGGGGCGGTCCGGAGGGAAGGATTCTCTGGATCTTGCCTGAACGGATCGGAAGGGTGAGAATACATCCGATCCCGGTTCGGGAACTGTACAGTGAGCGGCTGAGTGCCGTAGTTGAAAACGGAGGGAAAAGTTGA
- a CDS encoding PilN domain-containing protein: protein MIRVNLLPVEKRKTPKAKGKGKERREIPFMTIIIGLLLAAIVSALCFWYFLLIEQKIQSVQMQSEQVRSDIAKLNVTIQDVESLESEINQLKQKIQIIENLQEAQTGPVLIMDELAKSLPQRVWIESFSENGTSIEIKGIGVNNLVVANFLENLEKSPKFQQVELSSSDSTTKAGYSGETLKKFMVSALLEDM from the coding sequence ATGATTCGCGTTAACCTACTTCCGGTTGAGAAGCGCAAGACCCCAAAGGCCAAGGGCAAGGGCAAAGAGCGACGGGAAATCCCGTTCATGACGATTATCATCGGTCTGTTGCTGGCGGCCATCGTCTCGGCGCTGTGCTTCTGGTACTTCCTGCTTATCGAGCAGAAGATCCAGTCAGTACAGATGCAAAGCGAGCAGGTGCGATCAGATATCGCAAAGCTCAATGTGACGATTCAGGACGTCGAGTCTCTCGAGAGTGAGATCAATCAGCTCAAGCAGAAGATCCAGATCATCGAGAACCTCCAAGAAGCGCAAACCGGACCGGTGCTGATCATGGACGAGCTGGCCAAGTCCCTGCCGCAGAGGGTCTGGATCGAGAGTTTCAGCGAAAACGGCACCAGCATCGAGATCAAGGGAATTGGGGTGAACAACCTCGTGGTAGCCAACTTCTTGGAGAACCTCGAGAAGTCACCCAAGTTCCAGCAGGTAGAGCTGAGCTCCAGCGACAGTACCACCAAAGCAGGGTACAGCGGAGAGACGCTCAAGAAGTTCATGGTCTCGGCGCTTCTAGAGGATATGTAG
- the pilQ gene encoding type IV pilus secretin PilQ, with product MVIKGESPLDLTQDIRQQQWIGSRITLDTQNADIKSVLRIIAEEADLNIVAGDDVSGKISVKLINVPWDQALDLILKSRQLDMVQDGNVIRVAPRATLQSEQKALLAERRTKLENEELVLALIPVNYSDASSLEEQLRTILSNRGSISVDVRTNVVIIRDVLENVEQAKVVARLLDRTTQQVLIEARIVEATSDFSREMGIKWGGRYIADAAHGNPTGMAFPNSVDVTGAGESISNVPSANYVVNLPAPVGLGSGGGLGLTMGSVNSTFALDLQLSAMENRGEGRVISQPRISTMENVAANIKQGITFPTAIRMGDDVGMSYIDAFLELTVEPKVTSEDSVMMVIHIAKDAPNTSIATSTGYPPIDKKEANTTALVMDGETTVIGGIFQTENTSTTLGIPWLSRIPVLGFFFRDKRMISKRTELLIFITPRIIRDKPLI from the coding sequence ATGGTTATCAAGGGCGAGTCCCCTCTCGACTTGACACAGGATATCCGGCAGCAACAGTGGATCGGCTCCCGGATAACCTTGGATACCCAGAACGCCGACATCAAGAGCGTGCTGCGGATTATCGCCGAGGAGGCGGATCTCAACATCGTTGCGGGTGACGACGTCTCGGGCAAGATCTCGGTCAAGTTGATTAACGTGCCCTGGGATCAGGCTCTGGATCTGATTCTCAAGAGTCGTCAGCTTGACATGGTCCAGGACGGCAACGTGATCCGTGTTGCTCCGCGGGCCACGCTGCAGTCCGAGCAAAAAGCGTTGCTCGCCGAGCGCAGGACCAAACTGGAGAACGAGGAGTTGGTGTTGGCCCTGATTCCGGTCAACTACAGCGACGCCAGCTCGCTGGAGGAACAGTTACGCACCATACTCAGCAACCGCGGTTCGATCTCGGTCGACGTGCGCACCAACGTGGTCATCATCCGCGACGTGCTCGAGAACGTAGAGCAGGCCAAAGTCGTGGCCCGGCTGCTCGACCGGACAACCCAGCAGGTGCTGATCGAGGCGCGGATCGTTGAGGCGACCTCCGATTTCTCCCGTGAAATGGGTATTAAATGGGGCGGCCGCTATATTGCAGACGCGGCCCACGGTAATCCCACCGGCATGGCGTTTCCCAACTCGGTGGACGTCACCGGCGCCGGGGAATCTATCTCCAACGTCCCCAGCGCTAATTATGTGGTCAACCTGCCCGCGCCGGTCGGCCTGGGATCCGGCGGCGGCTTGGGCCTGACCATGGGTTCGGTCAACAGCACCTTTGCCCTCGACCTCCAGCTATCCGCAATGGAGAACCGTGGCGAGGGCCGCGTGATCAGCCAGCCGAGGATCTCCACCATGGAGAACGTCGCGGCCAATATCAAGCAAGGTATAACCTTCCCGACCGCAATCCGTATGGGGGATGATGTAGGAATGTCCTACATCGATGCCTTCCTCGAACTGACGGTGGAGCCGAAAGTCACCTCCGAGGACTCGGTGATGATGGTGATCCATATCGCCAAGGACGCACCGAACACCTCGATCGCGACCTCCACCGGCTACCCGCCGATCGACAAGAAGGAAGCCAACACCACCGCGTTGGTGATGGACGGCGAGACCACTGTGATCGGCGGAATCTTCCAGACCGAGAATACCTCGACAACCCTGGGGATTCCCTGGCTCAGCCGCATTCCGGTGCTCGGATTCTTCTTCCGTGACAAGAGGATGATCTCCAAGCGTACCGAGCTGTTGATCTTTATTACCCCGCGCATCATCCGTGACAAACCCCTGATCTGA
- the pilM gene encoding type IV pilus assembly protein PilM yields MFSRGKSILGLDIGSSSVKALELKEAKGGLQLASFGIEPLAPETIVDSTVMNAPAVVQAIRRVIQANNIKTKEVATSVSGHSVIIRKITLPMMTEEEVASNIQWEAEQYIPFDINEVHIDFQILEPMSDDQESLDVLLVAVKKDMVNDYVAVIRESGLNPVIMDVDAFAVQNMYEVNYEVQKGKLISIVNIGASVININIVRGTNSVFTRDISLGGNQFTEEIQKQMSVSFEDADKIKCGAGSPEQLEKAASIIQNVGNSVALETQRSLDFFTSTTSLGHISKVYLCGGSAKAVGLSKIIENQIGIPVELSNPFNTIEINAKIFDKEFIEANAPLAGVAVGLALRRSGDK; encoded by the coding sequence ATGTTCAGTAGAGGGAAGTCCATACTCGGCCTGGATATCGGGTCAAGCAGCGTCAAGGCGCTGGAGCTCAAGGAGGCTAAGGGCGGACTGCAATTGGCCTCATTCGGCATTGAGCCCCTGGCCCCTGAAACCATCGTCGACTCGACCGTTATGAACGCACCTGCCGTGGTGCAGGCGATCCGCCGGGTGATCCAGGCAAACAACATCAAGACCAAAGAGGTCGCGACCTCGGTGTCAGGGCACTCGGTGATCATCCGCAAGATCACGCTGCCGATGATGACCGAGGAGGAGGTCGCGAGCAATATCCAGTGGGAGGCCGAGCAGTACATCCCGTTCGACATCAACGAGGTGCACATCGACTTCCAGATCCTCGAGCCGATGAGCGACGACCAAGAGAGCCTCGACGTGCTGTTGGTCGCAGTCAAGAAGGACATGGTCAACGACTACGTTGCCGTGATCCGCGAGTCGGGACTCAACCCGGTGATCATGGATGTGGACGCCTTCGCCGTTCAGAACATGTACGAGGTCAACTACGAGGTCCAAAAGGGCAAGCTGATCTCGATCGTCAATATCGGCGCCTCGGTGATCAACATCAACATCGTGCGCGGCACCAACTCGGTGTTCACCCGCGACATCTCCCTGGGCGGCAACCAGTTCACCGAGGAGATCCAGAAACAGATGAGCGTGAGCTTCGAGGACGCCGACAAGATCAAGTGCGGCGCCGGCTCCCCCGAGCAGCTGGAGAAGGCCGCGTCGATCATCCAGAACGTGGGTAACTCCGTGGCCCTCGAGACACAGCGCAGTCTCGACTTTTTCACATCGACTACTTCCCTGGGCCACATCAGCAAGGTTTATCTGTGCGGCGGCAGCGCCAAGGCCGTCGGACTGTCCAAGATTATCGAGAACCAGATCGGCATACCGGTCGAGCTGTCCAATCCGTTCAATACTATCGAGATCAATGCCAAGATCTTCGACAAAGAGTTTATCGAGGCGAATGCGCCGCTGGCCGGCGTTGCCGTCGGTCTGGCGTTACGGAGGAGCGGCGATAAATGA
- the aroQ gene encoding type II 3-dehydroquinate dehydratase, with product MESVLVLNGPNLNLLGSREPELYGECTLQQIEDDLRQLGADLGVEVQCLQANGEGELIDAVQGAIGRCHALIINPGGYSHTSVALRDALAAFEGTVIEVHLTNVAAREPFRRRNITATAADGVISGLGPAGYSLAMIAVGKAETSDD from the coding sequence ATGGAAAGCGTACTGGTTCTTAACGGCCCGAACCTCAACCTGCTGGGCAGCCGGGAGCCCGAGCTCTACGGCGAGTGCACGCTTCAACAGATCGAGGACGATTTGCGCCAGCTCGGCGCCGACCTCGGTGTTGAGGTTCAGTGCCTGCAGGCCAACGGCGAGGGGGAGCTGATCGACGCGGTCCAGGGGGCGATCGGTCGCTGTCATGCGCTGATCATCAATCCCGGCGGCTACTCGCACACCTCGGTGGCCCTACGCGACGCACTGGCCGCCTTCGAGGGCACAGTGATCGAGGTCCACCTGACCAACGTTGCGGCGCGCGAGCCGTTTCGACGCCGCAACATCACGGCCACAGCGGCCGACGGCGTAATCAGCGGGCTGGGGCCGGCGGGATACAGCCTGGCTATGATCGCAGTGGGCAAGGCAGAGACGTCTGATGATTGA
- the aroC gene encoding chorismate synthase: protein MSCGLRLEHAGESHGPALVGLLDGVPSGLMLDRKLIVEHMLRRLHCLGRGKRARSIETDEVQLLSGVRRGQTTGEPIAIQVANRDFAAWEQTRGAWAEPAVDPQPITVPRPGHADYAGWARSGGDIRETIERASARFTTLDVAAGALIRPLLSEFGIRIYSLTLAIGAVRARWRKIDSERVLQHAATDEAAGPSRSFLSAASAEVEAATLRGDTLGGSAAVVCLGVPAGLGGIGPSAQRIDARLGAALLGVPSIRAVELGDAYLQSELPGSKAQDRFIPPLEGRSVRRSGNLSGGIEGGMTNGQPLIVRFAVRPVPSVAKPKRSIDLQTGMVVSGRYERSDVCVVPAAARVAEARVALELASALLQRCGGRSMPEVRRAWNDWQGGG from the coding sequence TTGAGCTGCGGGTTACGTTTAGAGCATGCCGGAGAGAGCCATGGACCGGCGCTGGTCGGTCTGCTCGATGGGGTTCCATCCGGATTAATGCTCGATCGCAAGCTGATCGTCGAGCACATGCTGCGTCGGCTGCACTGCCTGGGTAGGGGAAAACGCGCCCGATCGATCGAAACCGATGAGGTCCAGTTGCTCTCCGGAGTGCGGCGCGGTCAGACCACCGGAGAGCCGATCGCGATCCAGGTCGCCAACCGCGACTTCGCCGCTTGGGAGCAAACGCGCGGAGCCTGGGCAGAGCCCGCGGTAGACCCGCAGCCGATTACCGTACCCAGACCCGGACACGCTGATTACGCCGGATGGGCGCGTAGCGGAGGAGATATCCGTGAGACGATCGAGCGGGCCAGTGCGAGGTTTACAACGCTGGACGTGGCTGCCGGTGCGCTGATCCGTCCGCTGTTAAGCGAGTTCGGCATTCGCATCTACAGCCTGACGTTGGCCATCGGCGCCGTTAGGGCCAGGTGGCGCAAGATCGATTCCGAGCGCGTGCTGCAGCACGCGGCCACCGACGAGGCGGCCGGCCCGTCGCGGTCCTTTCTCAGCGCAGCCTCGGCCGAGGTCGAGGCCGCCACGCTTCGGGGCGACACGCTGGGCGGAAGCGCGGCGGTGGTTTGCCTGGGAGTGCCCGCGGGCCTGGGCGGCATCGGCCCCTCTGCCCAACGGATCGACGCCCGACTGGGCGCGGCGCTGTTGGGCGTGCCCTCGATCCGGGCAGTTGAATTGGGCGACGCCTATCTTCAGTCCGAATTGCCCGGGAGCAAGGCACAAGATCGCTTTATCCCTCCGCTTGAAGGTCGTTCGGTTCGGCGATCGGGAAATCTGAGTGGAGGCATCGAGGGCGGGATGACCAACGGCCAGCCGCTGATCGTGCGTTTTGCGGTGCGGCCGGTGCCCTCGGTGGCTAAGCCCAAGCGATCGATCGACCTACAGACCGGAATGGTGGTCAGCGGCCGCTACGAGCGCTCGGACGTCTGCGTGGTTCCGGCCGCCGCCAGGGTGGCCGAGGCGCGTGTGGCGCTGGAGCTGGCCAGCGCGCTGTTGCAGCGTTGCGGCGGTCGATCGATGCCCGAGGTCAGACGCGCCTGGAATGATTGGCAGGGCGGCGGATGA
- a CDS encoding pilus assembly protein PilP, with amino-acid sequence MSRTRILTLIAITATFVSLICLLASCDALMPSVDVSPPPLTSKPAAVAEVPSVTEIQPPEPSPAQRYYYDPTNKPDPFLPFRVEQQIISEAEIITRYEVRFFRLVGVMSSVRDPKAVFEDPRGNAYVLTLGDIIGKNGGIITAIMSDEVHITETRVTILGETRTNEIVMQLHPEEELSI; translated from the coding sequence ATGAGTAGAACGCGGATCTTAACTCTCATAGCGATCACCGCGACGTTTGTATCACTGATCTGCCTGCTGGCAAGCTGCGATGCACTCATGCCCTCGGTGGACGTTTCGCCTCCACCGCTTACCAGCAAGCCCGCGGCAGTGGCCGAGGTCCCGTCGGTGACCGAGATCCAGCCGCCGGAGCCGTCTCCGGCCCAACGTTATTATTACGATCCGACCAACAAGCCCGATCCCTTCCTCCCGTTCAGAGTCGAACAGCAAATAATCAGCGAAGCTGAGATCATCACCCGCTACGAGGTGCGTTTCTTCCGTCTGGTTGGCGTAATGTCCAGCGTACGCGATCCCAAGGCCGTGTTCGAGGATCCGCGGGGCAACGCGTACGTGCTTACGCTGGGAGATATCATCGGCAAGAACGGCGGCATAATAACCGCTATCATGTCCGATGAGGTTCACATCACCGAGACCCGGGTAACGATTCTGGGCGAGACTCGGACCAACGAGATTGTTATGCAACTCCACCCTGAGGAGGAGCTGAGCATATGA